In the Candidatus Bathyarchaeota archaeon genome, one interval contains:
- a CDS encoding ATP-binding protein: MIVGYTYSKTGEYRVDEITVVLVRGKELAKGDLVYFKHPKNGSPVVYQITGVYPHRRVREYEEVLLQEGRILSDPESTTIHARAYQWGWLDEAGSLRPLRHHISPNTLVRIAEREVVARFTKPNGDWKLLLGTDPSTDLDVELGVYPLIRQSALICGAVGTGKTTTAISMVARAANLNPPVRFFVVDKDGEYSSLIKRIGIDKVLKVPWMRFFQPSNIPWEDYLSEFGWQKTWWNAKILVKGLKILYAQASPITKHNIGRAVEFVGAESLGFNKKADEFKQYQQQVLNAIAGSKLIPDGDLMPLDPVELLKDRRIVIMDISSGKDSWSQKHLVVAQVLRRIFSEALENRKFGCVVILEEAMYYAPQRGVFDLGDKDVRGKLLGIVKEIATNGGRNGVGLWIVTQRLATVDKTVVTQCANNIICHSLEDLDRQRLAEIVGDEFSRLIGDLPQGEAIVKGTALKCRFPIWVKVLPEVYPASSTTTPMSRFVHMELASQGEIPHPQITIDD, translated from the coding sequence ATGATCGTCGGATACACGTACAGTAAAACAGGGGAGTACCGGGTTGACGAGATCACTGTGGTTCTCGTCAGGGGTAAGGAACTCGCAAAGGGGGACCTTGTCTACTTCAAGCATCCTAAGAATGGCTCTCCAGTGGTTTATCAAATAACAGGAGTCTACCCCCATAGGAGAGTACGGGAGTATGAGGAAGTCCTCCTTCAAGAGGGGAGGATTTTGAGTGACCCAGAGAGCACAACGATCCACGCCCGGGCCTACCAGTGGGGATGGCTTGACGAGGCTGGGAGCCTTAGACCACTCAGGCACCACATAAGTCCGAACACACTAGTGCGCATCGCGGAGAGAGAAGTCGTGGCTAGATTCACTAAGCCCAATGGCGATTGGAAACTACTTCTAGGCACTGATCCAAGCACTGATCTTGATGTTGAGTTAGGAGTCTATCCGCTTATCCGACAGAGCGCACTCATTTGCGGTGCTGTTGGGACAGGGAAAACAACGACCGCGATTTCCATGGTCGCCAGGGCCGCTAACCTAAATCCCCCTGTTCGGTTTTTCGTGGTGGACAAGGATGGAGAATACTCGAGCCTTATAAAACGTATTGGCATCGACAAAGTGCTCAAGGTCCCATGGATGCGCTTCTTCCAGCCCTCAAATATTCCCTGGGAGGACTACCTCTCTGAGTTCGGGTGGCAGAAGACATGGTGGAACGCTAAGATTCTTGTAAAAGGGTTGAAGATTCTCTATGCCCAGGCATCTCCTATTACTAAGCATAATATAGGCAGGGCGGTGGAGTTCGTGGGAGCGGAATCTCTTGGGTTCAACAAGAAGGCGGACGAATTCAAGCAGTACCAACAGCAAGTACTAAACGCCATTGCGGGCTCCAAGCTTATACCAGACGGGGACTTGATGCCTCTTGACCCAGTGGAGCTCCTCAAGGATCGCCGCATTGTAATTATGGACATCTCTAGCGGCAAGGACTCATGGTCCCAGAAGCATCTTGTTGTCGCCCAAGTTCTCCGGAGGATCTTCAGTGAAGCCTTAGAAAACCGCAAGTTCGGGTGCGTCGTAATTCTTGAGGAAGCAATGTACTATGCCCCTCAAAGAGGAGTCTTCGATCTAGGAGATAAAGACGTCAGAGGCAAACTCCTCGGAATTGTAAAGGAAATCGCCACCAACGGTGGCAGGAACGGTGTGGGCCTCTGGATAGTCACACAGCGCCTTGCGACGGTAGATAAGACCGTTGTCACCCAATGCGCGAACAATATCATCTGCCATAGCCTTGAAGACTTGGACCGGCAGCGACTCGCCGAGATCGTAGGAGATGAGTTCAGTCGCCTCATAGGGGACCTCCCCCAGGGAGAGGCTATCGTGAAGGGAACCGCTCTTAAATGCCGTTTTCCAATATGGGTTAAGGTCCTCCCAGAGGTTTATCCGGCATCGTCAACGACGACCCCTATGAGTAGGTTCGTCCACATGGAGCTTGCATCCCAAGGAGAGATACCCCATCCCCAGATAACGATAGATGACTAA
- a CDS encoding DNA double-strand break repair nuclease NurA, translating into MIRNLLLDEVTNQIEEDLYVVKELAKMIRKKISIHSATKRDPFNEVAGVDAGSHILPLASRRFAVISALVYTLPSGERFFREPESFCFPYRIEGGQLGGIINIRREAKLYETATQYVEGDPDVRLILVDGPLAFSNWWNMVGGEADRSRLVNAVSGFLNICREKGVSVAGVIKRPSARYLIYNLGLQRLTEFPDAFLLLHCLRSGERTDIFSPRSAAMKSVQRTPFMDAIGHPVYSFYIRLSKEWAIPPVRIDLPAFCLGDLNDIADYCYFSSVWKGIPLPIIRADEEVKVSRRFIREVYKDIVGRVGRTTAELSHLAPYWGEGQWMGT; encoded by the coding sequence TTGATAAGAAACCTTCTCCTCGATGAGGTGACAAATCAGATCGAGGAAGATTTGTACGTAGTTAAAGAGTTAGCTAAGATGATCAGAAAGAAAATCTCTATTCACTCCGCAACGAAGAGGGATCCCTTCAACGAGGTAGCGGGGGTGGACGCCGGTAGTCATATACTTCCCCTCGCCTCTAGGCGCTTTGCAGTAATTAGCGCCCTTGTCTACACTCTCCCTTCTGGAGAGCGTTTCTTCCGTGAACCTGAGTCCTTCTGTTTTCCATACCGTATTGAGGGGGGACAACTGGGAGGAATCATAAACATTCGGCGGGAAGCAAAACTGTATGAGACCGCGACACAGTATGTTGAGGGTGATCCGGATGTCCGTCTCATCTTAGTTGATGGTCCCCTAGCGTTCAGCAATTGGTGGAACATGGTTGGGGGCGAGGCGGATAGAAGCCGTCTCGTAAATGCGGTCAGTGGGTTCCTCAACATTTGTCGAGAGAAAGGAGTATCCGTAGCTGGCGTCATCAAACGCCCCTCGGCTCGGTATCTCATCTATAATTTGGGACTCCAGAGGCTAACGGAGTTCCCAGACGCGTTCCTCCTTCTCCACTGCTTGAGGTCTGGGGAGAGAACCGACATCTTCTCCCCAAGATCCGCGGCAATGAAGTCGGTACAGAGGACACCTTTTATGGACGCTATTGGCCACCCGGTTTACTCATTTTACATACGTCTCTCCAAAGAGTGGGCAATCCCCCCGGTAAGGATTGATCTCCCTGCATTCTGTCTAGGAGATCTGAATGATATTGCTGACTATTGCTATTTCTCCAGCGTCTGGAAGGGCATCCCATTGCCCATAATACGGGCAGATGAGGAAGTAAAGGTCTCGAGGCGGTTTATCAGGGAGGTGTATAAAGACATCGTGGGCAGGGTCGGGAGAACCACAGCAGAGTTGAGCCATCTGGCCCCATATTGGGGTGAAGGACAGTGGATGGGCACATGA
- a CDS encoding MarR family transcriptional regulator: MSKIWEKALKELSPKSSQFKVLVYLAFEGAASPTQIAQETGISPGTVRPALRALLSKKYVTQERDRSYKSKVPFTEIVSDLFTNAIRRD; the protein is encoded by the coding sequence TTGTCGAAGATATGGGAAAAAGCGTTGAAGGAGCTCAGCCCGAAAAGCAGCCAGTTCAAGGTTCTGGTCTACCTCGCGTTCGAGGGGGCTGCGAGCCCGACCCAGATAGCCCAGGAGACGGGGATCTCCCCCGGGACTGTGAGACCCGCGCTGAGAGCCCTGCTATCGAAAAAGTATGTCACCCAGGAGAGGGATAGATCCTACAAGTCTAAGGTTCCATTCACTGAGATAGTCTCCGATCTATTCACGAACGCGATACGCCGAGATTAA
- a CDS encoding winged helix-turn-helix transcriptional regulator, with product MGSKELDGLRRAESQRQVLIYLIEKGEPLSSQEVADALGITVNAVNIALFNLNNKGLVERVSRGVYRYKLGPIIVKLLERYLDR from the coding sequence ATGGGTTCCAAAGAGCTCGATGGGCTGAGGAGGGCTGAGAGCCAGCGTCAGGTCCTCATCTACCTGATCGAGAAGGGGGAACCTTTATCGTCTCAGGAGGTCGCCGACGCTCTGGGGATTACGGTGAACGCCGTGAACATTGCGCTCTTCAACCTGAACAACAAGGGGCTCGTGGAAAGGGTCTCCCGGGGAGTCTACAGGTACAAGCTGGGGCCCATCATAGTGAAGCTACTGGAGAGATATCTGGACAGGTGA
- a CDS encoding MarR family transcriptional regulator, translating into MSREELDGLKLDTAAFQVLSYLTFQGTPLKPSQIAKGAKLKPSTVRARLSEMKDKGLVTQGSAGYLSAVNPYDILMKLYRVIKNESGV; encoded by the coding sequence GTGAGCCGGGAAGAGTTGGACGGGCTGAAGCTAGACACTGCGGCGTTTCAAGTGCTTAGCTACCTTACTTTCCAAGGTACGCCTCTCAAACCCTCCCAGATTGCTAAGGGCGCCAAGCTGAAACCGTCGACAGTTAGGGCAAGACTCTCGGAGATGAAAGATAAAGGGTTGGTAACCCAGGGCTCTGCAGGCTACCTTTCAGCGGTAAACCCCTACGACATACTCATGAAGTTGTACAGAGTTATAAAGAACGAATCGGGTGTTTGA
- a CDS encoding saccharopine dehydrogenase NADP-binding domain-containing protein codes for MAGKVLKIGIGILGGEILHTLARAGVDEIIVACRDEAKGKQKAAQVAMGAAAQGLYPNISYRKIDLNNVEETTRILSEVEPDMVFNSADLYPFWRFHTDLPRDVAKRLGEGGPVGYSLALPFRLLLLYRLMKAVKASGTDAHVLFTNDPCEIISPMLAGAGLAPTTGIGDFAHIIEPMRRVVSAKTGVHIKDVEVYLVADFATYHLLRRKIAPPKSMYFLKVIAGGSIVTDRWDPIEILSAAVEESRSKGRKSPIADQHYTASIAVGDMMAILGDTGEIRHCPGPAGLQGGFPVRLNANGAEVVLPEEITLDEAIGMNAEAQKLEGIERVTGDGTVVFTDEAVRIMDEEMELNLKSFNVTECEKVVEYFWHAYRALVRRYKDKPKSLEF; via the coding sequence ATGGCTGGAAAGGTTCTCAAGATAGGCATCGGAATCCTTGGGGGGGAGATCCTCCATACTCTGGCTAGGGCCGGCGTGGACGAGATCATTGTAGCTTGCCGCGACGAGGCGAAAGGTAAACAGAAAGCTGCCCAGGTCGCGATGGGGGCAGCTGCTCAGGGCCTCTATCCGAATATCTCGTACAGAAAGATCGATCTGAACAACGTTGAAGAGACAACTCGAATTTTAAGCGAGGTGGAACCAGATATGGTCTTCAACTCAGCCGACCTTTATCCTTTCTGGAGGTTCCATACGGATCTGCCCCGGGACGTTGCTAAGAGGCTTGGGGAAGGTGGACCTGTGGGTTATAGCTTGGCGCTTCCCTTCAGATTGCTATTGCTTTACAGACTCATGAAGGCGGTCAAGGCCTCGGGTACCGACGCCCACGTTTTATTTACCAATGATCCCTGTGAGATTATCAGCCCTATGTTAGCTGGAGCTGGGTTGGCGCCAACCACTGGTATAGGTGATTTCGCCCACATAATTGAGCCTATGCGGAGGGTCGTTAGCGCCAAGACCGGGGTTCATATCAAAGATGTTGAGGTCTATTTGGTAGCTGATTTCGCTACTTATCATCTCCTTAGGCGGAAAATTGCTCCCCCAAAATCCATGTACTTCCTGAAGGTGATTGCAGGGGGTAGCATCGTGACGGACCGTTGGGATCCTATAGAGATACTATCAGCAGCTGTGGAAGAGTCAAGATCAAAAGGGAGGAAAAGCCCAATCGCAGACCAGCATTACACAGCCTCTATCGCCGTTGGGGATATGATGGCCATCCTTGGAGATACCGGGGAGATCCGTCACTGCCCGGGGCCAGCAGGGCTACAGGGGGGATTCCCTGTTAGGCTGAACGCGAACGGTGCTGAGGTCGTACTCCCCGAAGAGATTACTCTGGATGAGGCCATTGGAATGAATGCAGAGGCCCAGAAGCTGGAGGGAATAGAGAGAGTGACCGGGGATGGGACAGTGGTCTTCACTGATGAGGCCGTAAGGATTATGGATGAGGAGATGGAGTTAAACCTCAAATCATTCAACGTGACTGAATGCGAAAAGGTGGTTGAATACTTTTGGCATGCTTACAGAGCTCTGGTGCGGAGATATAAGGACAAGCCCAAGTCCCTTGAGTTCTAG
- a CDS encoding aminotransferase class V-fold PLP-dependent enzyme has protein sequence MIDLRKIREQFPITEKKVYLAHASRGPIPKCGAEAIQKYLYSAMHSGLTLVDAGVPEDGGRALFAELVMAEKEEVAFVENTSVGLNIAAGVVDPYKGSNIVTTDYEYSSVIYPFLRREPGVKVRFVENAEGRVLLSDIDEAVDDETVAVVVSHVHWLNGFRHDLRALAEIAHEHGAYLIVDGIQSAGVMEIDVRRAGIDFLAAGCYKWLLSPPGSGYLYVRKELIDDCDPPLTGWRSTSGVKDRNQLTLRFPDDARRFEVGAPAYISLVAATEAMKLLLDAGKNFIEKRVLMLTGRLGDSLREMGLKVTTPEEASFRSGILNFQVHHPQRVVDALKSKGIFPCGSRPDWAKCSPIFHSTIRVAPHFYNSVEEIDAFTEGVRKAIASKE, from the coding sequence ATGATCGATCTCAGGAAGATCCGGGAACAGTTCCCCATTACAGAAAAGAAGGTTTACCTTGCCCATGCCTCACGGGGACCAATACCGAAATGTGGAGCTGAGGCGATCCAGAAATATCTATACTCTGCGATGCATTCTGGGCTAACTCTAGTGGATGCCGGAGTTCCCGAGGATGGGGGTAGAGCTCTCTTCGCTGAACTGGTTATGGCCGAAAAAGAAGAGGTCGCCTTCGTTGAGAATACCTCTGTAGGGCTAAACATAGCGGCCGGAGTCGTCGATCCTTACAAAGGATCTAATATCGTCACAACCGACTATGAGTACTCATCGGTTATCTATCCATTCCTCCGCAGAGAACCTGGCGTCAAAGTTAGGTTCGTGGAGAATGCCGAAGGGAGGGTACTCCTCAGCGACATCGATGAGGCAGTCGATGACGAGACTGTAGCAGTGGTGGTAAGCCACGTCCACTGGCTCAACGGGTTCAGGCACGATCTCAGGGCCCTCGCAGAGATAGCCCACGAACATGGAGCGTATCTCATAGTAGATGGAATACAGTCTGCAGGTGTTATGGAGATAGACGTGCGAAGAGCGGGGATTGACTTTTTGGCTGCTGGCTGTTACAAGTGGCTCCTCAGCCCACCAGGATCAGGGTATCTTTACGTTCGAAAAGAACTGATCGATGACTGTGATCCCCCGCTAACAGGTTGGAGATCGACTTCTGGAGTGAAGGATCGGAATCAACTGACCCTGAGGTTTCCGGATGATGCAAGAAGATTCGAGGTAGGTGCGCCAGCGTATATCAGCCTCGTCGCAGCTACAGAAGCAATGAAGCTCCTGCTGGACGCGGGGAAAAACTTTATCGAGAAGAGGGTTCTGATGCTCACGGGGCGCCTCGGAGACTCTCTTAGGGAAATGGGGCTCAAAGTTACAACGCCGGAAGAAGCCTCGTTCCGATCAGGCATACTGAATTTCCAAGTTCATCATCCGCAGAGAGTTGTTGATGCGTTAAAGTCAAAGGGGATTTTTCCCTGTGGGTCTAGGCCTGACTGGGCTAAGTGCTCGCCGATTTTCCACTCCACGATTAGGGTTGCTCCCCATTTTTACAACTCGGTAGAGGAGATCGATGCTTTTACCGAGGGAGTAAGAAAGGCCATTGCCTCTAAGGAATAG
- the gatE gene encoding Glu-tRNA(Gln) amidotransferase subunit GatE, which yields MDYGKLGLKVGLEIHQELATEHKLFCKCPPTLFKEKPEYTFLRRLRPSQSELGKVDPAALFEFIKGKTMLYEADRATSCFVEMDEEPPGPLNLEALDICLTFALMSGSKPVDEVHVMRKIVVDGSNTTGFQRTCIISAGGSVESDGKTYSIQHVGLEEDAARKVADDGKVSHYRIDRLGIPLIEVATDPDIYSPEEAERVALAIGQILRATGKVRRGLGSIRQDVNISIADGAIIEIKGVQELSLISKVVEFEVQRQVALLRLTDALAVRGVKKGDLKNNIVDVTSLFKGSKSHILKTVLKKGGKVLAVKLHGFAEIVGHELCPGRRLGTEMADHARFHAGVRGIFHTDELPGYNISEGEVQSLRDRMMAKSSDAVVIVADEEKKAHKALEAVLDRAKQTLYGIPRETRSANPDGTSYFTRPRPGAARMYPETDIVCIPITSEKLETLEARLPEMPEDKLARLKADYGINEKLAKQVMNSIYSEFFEALAGKGLGDPTLIAVTLTETLRSLQRDGIPIKSLREHTIMGIFTLVNKRGTAKESIPELIAWLALNPDRTVKEALKALSLGMIGMEALRERVMAKVSENEGLVEQRGMKAIGPLMGMMMVEIRGRARAEDVQTILREAIQARIK from the coding sequence ATGGATTATGGTAAGCTGGGGCTTAAAGTAGGCCTCGAGATCCACCAGGAACTGGCTACAGAGCATAAGCTCTTTTGCAAGTGTCCCCCCACGCTCTTTAAGGAAAAGCCTGAGTACACATTTCTCCGCAGGCTTAGGCCGAGCCAGAGCGAGTTGGGGAAGGTTGACCCCGCCGCCCTCTTTGAGTTCATTAAGGGGAAGACAATGCTCTACGAGGCAGACCGTGCCACCAGCTGCTTTGTTGAAATGGACGAGGAACCCCCAGGACCTTTGAACCTTGAGGCCTTGGACATTTGCCTCACATTCGCCCTCATGTCTGGTTCCAAGCCCGTAGACGAGGTGCACGTTATGCGGAAGATCGTGGTGGATGGCTCCAACACTACTGGTTTCCAGAGGACCTGTATTATCAGCGCGGGCGGCTCCGTAGAGTCCGATGGTAAGACGTATAGCATCCAACATGTGGGCCTCGAGGAGGATGCCGCTAGGAAGGTTGCCGACGATGGAAAGGTAAGCCACTACAGGATCGACAGACTCGGGATACCTCTTATAGAGGTTGCTACGGATCCAGATATCTACTCCCCAGAGGAGGCGGAGAGGGTAGCCCTCGCGATCGGACAGATACTAAGGGCCACAGGGAAGGTGAGGAGAGGATTAGGCTCCATCCGACAGGATGTTAACATCTCCATAGCAGATGGTGCCATTATAGAGATCAAAGGAGTCCAGGAACTGAGCCTCATTTCCAAGGTTGTAGAGTTTGAGGTCCAAAGACAGGTGGCCCTTCTTAGGCTGACCGACGCATTGGCTGTTCGAGGCGTCAAGAAGGGGGACCTAAAGAACAACATTGTTGATGTCACAAGTCTCTTCAAAGGGTCTAAAAGTCATATCCTAAAGACTGTCTTAAAAAAAGGGGGAAAGGTCCTAGCCGTCAAGCTCCACGGTTTCGCCGAGATAGTGGGCCACGAGCTCTGCCCTGGCAGGAGACTAGGAACGGAGATGGCGGACCACGCTCGTTTCCATGCTGGGGTAAGAGGGATATTCCACACTGATGAGCTTCCCGGCTATAACATATCAGAGGGGGAGGTCCAATCTCTGAGGGACCGAATGATGGCTAAGTCATCGGACGCAGTCGTTATAGTCGCTGATGAGGAGAAAAAGGCACATAAGGCACTCGAGGCTGTTCTCGATAGAGCTAAACAGACACTCTATGGGATTCCCCGAGAGACTCGCTCAGCGAACCCCGACGGAACTAGCTATTTTACAAGACCCCGCCCCGGAGCAGCGAGGATGTATCCCGAGACCGATATTGTCTGCATCCCAATTACATCAGAAAAGCTGGAAACCCTAGAGGCTAGGCTTCCAGAGATGCCAGAGGATAAGTTGGCGAGGCTAAAGGCCGATTACGGTATAAATGAGAAGCTAGCGAAACAAGTGATGAACTCGATCTACTCAGAATTCTTTGAGGCACTAGCGGGGAAAGGTCTTGGCGATCCTACGCTCATCGCCGTTACCCTCACAGAAACTCTGAGGAGCCTGCAGCGAGACGGGATTCCAATTAAGAGCCTCAGAGAGCATACGATTATGGGCATCTTCACTCTTGTCAATAAGAGGGGGACAGCCAAGGAGTCAATCCCCGAGCTCATAGCTTGGCTGGCCTTAAATCCAGATAGGACGGTTAAGGAGGCCCTTAAAGCCCTCAGTCTTGGTATGATAGGTATGGAAGCTCTACGGGAGCGGGTTATGGCGAAGGTTTCAGAGAATGAGGGACTGGTGGAACAGAGAGGGATGAAGGCGATCGGGCCCCTGATGGGGATGATGATGGTAGAGATCAGGGGGAGGGCCCGAGCAGAAGACGTTCAGACCATCCTACGGGAAGCCATCCAAGCAAGGATTAAATGA
- the gatD gene encoding Glu-tRNA(Gln) amidotransferase subunit GatD, whose translation MDEDSLQGYRGRLKVALKAIGAGIGDFVKVESQNTIYEGSLMPRLESDDEHHIVLKLRNGYNLGVTFNALTRVKRIGEADKPEFSPPPLPSIKKGLPRVSIVSTGGTIASRVDYTTGGVHAAISSRDLLSIVPELSDFAAVEADILYSVFSEDINSRHWTGMATMVSEKVNAGVAGIVITHGTDTLGYSAAALSFSLRNLPIPVILVGSQRSSDRPSSDAATNLVGVVTAAVNAPFAEVVLGMHETTSDTGVVFHRGTKVRKLHTSARYAFQSVNVRPLAKVAEGKVEMFENDYRRRNDGTLKIMNGFEEKTGLVKFYPGLQPNLVEWYVDEGYKGLILEGTGLGHVSTRLFEVIDRAIKAGLYVGMTSQCIWGRLNMNVYTTGRMLQRLGVEPLGDMLPETAYVKLMWALANSEDLESAKVLMQKNIAGEYSDRTLYTGRFG comes from the coding sequence ATGGATGAGGACTCTCTACAAGGCTACCGGGGGAGACTCAAGGTGGCCCTCAAAGCCATCGGAGCTGGAATTGGGGACTTTGTCAAGGTAGAGTCCCAGAATACTATATACGAAGGCTCCCTGATGCCCCGCCTTGAGAGCGATGATGAACATCACATCGTCCTTAAACTTAGAAACGGATATAATTTAGGGGTCACCTTCAATGCTTTAACGCGGGTCAAGCGGATAGGTGAAGCAGATAAGCCCGAGTTCAGCCCTCCACCCCTCCCAAGCATAAAGAAGGGGCTCCCTCGGGTGAGTATTGTTAGCACCGGAGGCACCATAGCAAGCAGAGTTGACTATACCACGGGGGGAGTCCATGCTGCTATCTCATCTAGGGACCTCCTCAGCATAGTCCCAGAGCTCTCCGATTTCGCTGCCGTCGAAGCAGACATCCTCTATAGCGTCTTTAGTGAGGACATCAATTCTCGCCACTGGACTGGTATGGCAACGATGGTATCGGAGAAGGTCAACGCTGGCGTGGCAGGCATCGTCATAACCCACGGAACCGACACTCTCGGATACTCTGCTGCGGCCCTCAGCTTTTCCCTGAGGAACCTGCCAATCCCCGTCATCCTTGTGGGCTCCCAGAGGAGTTCAGATCGACCCAGCAGCGACGCTGCCACAAATCTCGTGGGGGTCGTCACCGCTGCTGTAAATGCACCCTTTGCCGAGGTTGTCCTAGGAATGCACGAGACTACATCAGACACCGGCGTTGTGTTCCATAGGGGTACCAAGGTAAGAAAGCTACACACCAGTGCAAGGTATGCGTTCCAGTCTGTAAACGTCAGACCCCTCGCTAAAGTGGCTGAGGGAAAGGTGGAGATGTTTGAGAACGATTATCGGAGAAGAAACGACGGCACGCTTAAGATCATGAACGGTTTCGAAGAAAAGACGGGTCTTGTGAAATTCTACCCAGGCCTACAGCCAAATCTTGTGGAGTGGTATGTTGATGAAGGTTACAAGGGGCTGATCCTAGAGGGGACTGGCCTTGGCCATGTTAGTACAAGGCTATTCGAGGTCATAGATAGGGCTATCAAGGCGGGGCTCTACGTTGGGATGACCTCCCAATGCATCTGGGGGAGACTTAATATGAACGTCTACACCACGGGTCGGATGCTCCAACGGCTAGGGGTCGAACCTCTCGGGGACATGCTTCCGGAAACGGCCTACGTGAAGCTGATGTGGGCCCTTGCTAACTCAGAAGACCTAGAATCGGCTAAAGTGCTGATGCAGAAGAATATCGCAGGAGAGTATTCGGATAGGACACTTTACACGGGGAGGTTCGGCTGA
- a CDS encoding phosphoribosyltransferase — MDDFGDLTLLHQSWEDIERLSEELAQKIMESGFCPDIIVAISRGGFNPARILCDQLGIRRLASVQVEFYSDIHNSAKKPKIVYLLNADVLGKSVLVVDDVSDTGGSLQVAKDHVFGKSPRELKVATLHLKPWTSFIPDYHAAETKAWIVYPWEPVESVRSMAAKLREKGCSDQEIREKLLKLGFNQKTLKRI; from the coding sequence ATGGACGACTTTGGAGACCTCACACTTCTCCACCAAAGCTGGGAGGATATTGAACGCCTCTCCGAGGAGCTCGCCCAGAAGATCATGGAGAGCGGATTCTGTCCTGACATCATAGTCGCAATTAGCAGGGGAGGCTTTAACCCTGCACGTATACTCTGTGACCAGCTAGGCATAAGACGGTTGGCAAGTGTCCAGGTTGAATTCTATTCAGACATCCACAATTCGGCCAAAAAACCTAAGATAGTCTACCTCCTGAACGCCGATGTTTTAGGGAAGAGCGTTCTGGTGGTTGACGACGTGTCTGACACTGGGGGCTCTCTTCAGGTGGCGAAAGACCACGTGTTCGGTAAGAGTCCGAGAGAACTTAAGGTAGCGACCCTCCACCTCAAACCCTGGACTAGTTTCATACCGGACTACCATGCAGCAGAAACAAAAGCTTGGATCGTGTATCCATGGGAACCTGTCGAGAGCGTTAGGTCCATGGCAGCAAAACTCAGGGAAAAGGGATGTTCAGACCAAGAGATCAGGGAAAAACTTCTTAAATTGGGCTTCAACCAAAAGACCCTGAAACGGATTTAA
- a CDS encoding nicotinamide-nucleotide adenylyltransferase: MFRTALFVGRFQPFHFGHLHAIKKILEESEELLIVVGSAQMSHEPDNPFTAGERLEMIGKTLAASDVPMEKYMLIPIPDAPTHRVWVSQVESQTPRFNVVYTNQPLTRRLLIEANYEVKGIDFYMRNKYEATEIRRRILSGEDWESLVPAEVYRYLQEIDGEGRIRDLAKLDSGRVHD; the protein is encoded by the coding sequence TTGTTTAGAACAGCCCTTTTTGTCGGAAGGTTTCAACCATTCCATTTTGGCCACCTCCATGCAATAAAAAAGATACTTGAGGAATCGGAGGAGCTCCTCATCGTGGTGGGGAGCGCTCAGATGAGCCACGAGCCAGATAATCCTTTCACTGCAGGGGAGCGTCTCGAGATGATTGGGAAAACACTGGCCGCCTCGGACGTGCCTATGGAAAAGTATATGCTCATCCCCATTCCAGATGCCCCTACCCACAGGGTTTGGGTTTCCCAGGTCGAGTCACAGACGCCCCGTTTCAATGTGGTCTATACTAACCAGCCTCTCACTCGGAGGCTCTTGATTGAGGCCAATTACGAAGTAAAAGGGATCGATTTCTACATGAGGAATAAATACGAGGCTACGGAGATTCGGCGGAGAATACTCTCAGGGGAGGACTGGGAATCCCTTGTCCCAGCTGAGGTCTATAGGTACCTCCAGGAGATCGACGGTGAGGGTAGGATCAGGGACCTTGCAAAGTTAGACTCCGGCCGCGTTCATGATTAA